The Methanomethylovorans hollandica DSM 15978 genome includes a region encoding these proteins:
- the mtbA gene encoding methylcobamide:CoM methyltransferase MtbA gives MVTYTPKERLARALTGKPVDRMPAISVTQTGTVEQMEAVGAFWPEANDNAEVMAKLAEAGHTIIGFEAVRVPFDISAEAEFFGCGIKPGTKEQQPSVTSHCVKDMSDIERLKDFDINRGRVATICKAIKILADKYGTKIPVMASMLGPFSLAQHMNGDDWFMAIMTDEDFATALMNLATEFNITYAKKMVENGADTMVIIDPTASAMLIGDAYYEKYVVPAHKRIVDAMHELNVPVVLHICGDTTMSIELMESSGVDGISIDQSVDVATAKSKVKKAVIVGNLDPVNVLWNKTPEFIKEKSKEVLDAGVSLLAPGCGIVSKTPNANLQTMVEMARNHK, from the coding sequence ATGGTAACATACACGCCAAAAGAGAGATTGGCACGCGCACTTACAGGAAAACCTGTTGACAGGATGCCAGCAATCTCTGTCACACAGACCGGAACTGTAGAACAGATGGAAGCAGTTGGGGCATTCTGGCCAGAAGCCAACGATAATGCAGAAGTCATGGCAAAGTTAGCAGAAGCAGGTCACACAATAATCGGTTTCGAAGCTGTACGTGTCCCCTTCGACATCAGCGCAGAAGCTGAGTTCTTCGGCTGCGGCATCAAACCAGGTACAAAAGAACAACAGCCATCCGTGACTAGCCATTGCGTAAAGGACATGTCAGATATCGAGAGGCTTAAGGACTTCGACATCAATCGGGGCAGAGTAGCTACTATCTGTAAAGCGATCAAGATCCTCGCAGATAAATATGGCACAAAAATACCTGTCATGGCAAGTATGCTCGGCCCATTCTCCCTTGCACAGCACATGAACGGTGATGACTGGTTCATGGCAATCATGACAGATGAGGATTTTGCAACGGCACTAATGAACCTTGCAACAGAGTTTAACATCACATATGCAAAGAAGATGGTAGAGAACGGTGCAGACACAATGGTCATCATCGACCCCACAGCAAGTGCAATGCTCATTGGTGATGCATATTATGAAAAATATGTAGTTCCTGCGCACAAGAGGATAGTCGATGCAATGCACGAATTGAACGTACCGGTAGTACTCCATATATGTGGTGACACTACGATGAGTATCGAGCTCATGGAGTCATCAGGTGTCGATGGCATCAGTATAGACCAAAGCGTAGATGTTGCGACCGCAAAGAGCAAGGTCAAAAAGGCAGTTATAGTTGGTAACCTGGACCCTGTGAATGTGCTCTGGAACAAGACACCTGAGTTCATCAAAGAGAAGTCAAAGGAAGTCCTTGATGCAGGAGTCTCATTGCTCGCGCCAGGTTGTGGTATTGTCAGCAAGACGCCAAATGCCAACCTGCAGACAATGGTGGAGATGGCAAGGAATCATAAATAA
- a CDS encoding sensor histidine kinase, translated as MKPLDVNSEIAKIIDDSPVIVFIWSAEEDWPIKFVSKNIMRFGYSPEDFLSGKMIFGDIIHSLDIKNVRTEMARCSKEVNDDFLQEYRILTKSGEIRWVEERTIIRRDENGKAQYYEGIILDITQRKFSEMRIESRNRVLEALASGSSLEELLTLLVKTTENMMPGAISFVMLLDKEKKHIANTISPLLPDFYKKAIEGLLIGEGIGSCGTAAYTGKRVIVENIMEHPYWKDLKELASQTGLKASCCEPIISSSNEVLGTIGIYFHEARQPTKEEIEILQANSNLAAIAISHKMAINAVSESEQKFKGIFNNINDQIYIRELNGKLIDVNQVVVDTLGYSKEEILNTYLADIISSKYIQRMYELMKIIETDGRAIYETEAICKDGTIIPLEVNARFIVYEGRKMVLSVSRDISERKKAERMRLLEEERLAALVKLNEMTGSSLDEITDFVREETVRLTESRLGYLAFMNTDETELIMHSWSESAMKECGIKDKRFIYPIKTTGLWGEAVRQRKPIITNDYPAPSPLKKGYPENHVKLLRHMNVPLFDGDHIIAVTGVGNKEEDYNESDLRQLTLLMQGMWTLMQRKHMENALQKYSENLTSANQKLRSINRIKTEFLAERLNMSLGTGSSECSILDEEMIKAIDNQQTKAINSILVKSERLKRLIDSLLYMSMEQSGKMKYSFSSAYVANLISEALIDLILLIEEKEITLEVDVPHGLPPIRADRDKMAETLVNLIDNAIRFTPNGGNININVREENDDLHVRITDNGPGIQKDIIPHLFHKFYQLDNSMSGKYQGLESGLYISKNIILAHEGEIWIESEINKGTTVHLKLPKWKF; from the coding sequence ATGAAACCATTGGATGTCAATTCTGAAATAGCAAAAATAATTGATGATAGTCCGGTTATTGTCTTTATTTGGAGTGCAGAAGAAGATTGGCCTATAAAGTTTGTATCAAAGAACATCATGCGTTTTGGCTATTCACCAGAGGATTTTCTATCCGGCAAGATGATATTTGGTGATATTATTCATTCGTTGGATATTAAAAACGTGCGTACAGAGATGGCTAGGTGTTCTAAAGAAGTAAATGATGATTTCTTACAGGAGTACAGGATTCTCACCAAATCGGGTGAAATAAGATGGGTAGAAGAGAGAACGATCATAAGACGGGATGAAAATGGCAAGGCTCAATATTATGAAGGCATTATCCTGGATATAACCCAGAGGAAGTTCTCGGAGATGCGTATCGAGAGTCGCAACAGGGTTCTTGAAGCACTGGCTTCTGGCTCATCCCTTGAAGAGTTGCTTACGCTTCTGGTAAAAACGACAGAGAACATGATGCCTGGAGCAATAAGCTTTGTCATGCTGTTGGACAAGGAGAAAAAACATATTGCAAATACAATTTCTCCGCTTCTTCCGGATTTCTATAAAAAAGCAATAGAAGGTTTGTTAATAGGAGAAGGTATAGGCTCCTGCGGAACAGCCGCATACACCGGAAAAAGAGTGATCGTAGAGAATATAATGGAACATCCTTACTGGAAAGACCTTAAAGAACTTGCTTCTCAGACAGGTCTAAAGGCCAGCTGTTGTGAACCTATTATAAGTTCAAGTAATGAGGTACTGGGAACTATTGGCATATATTTCCATGAAGCACGCCAACCTACCAAAGAAGAGATAGAGATCCTCCAGGCAAATTCCAATCTTGCTGCGATTGCAATAAGTCATAAGATGGCAATAAATGCTGTGTCTGAATCTGAGCAAAAGTTCAAAGGTATTTTCAATAACATAAATGATCAGATATATATTCGCGAACTCAACGGAAAACTGATCGACGTGAACCAGGTTGTAGTTGATACACTGGGTTACAGCAAAGAAGAGATACTAAATACATATCTTGCAGATATAATTTCTTCTAAGTACATACAGCGTATGTATGAGCTTATGAAAATAATTGAAACTGATGGCCGTGCAATATACGAAACCGAAGCTATATGCAAAGATGGAACAATTATACCCTTAGAAGTCAATGCACGGTTCATAGTATATGAAGGAAGAAAAATGGTTCTTTCTGTTTCCCGTGATATAAGCGAACGCAAAAAAGCAGAAAGAATGCGCCTCCTTGAAGAAGAAAGGCTTGCAGCTCTTGTGAAGCTCAATGAAATGACAGGTTCATCTTTGGACGAAATAACTGACTTTGTAAGAGAAGAAACTGTAAGACTGACTGAAAGCAGGCTTGGGTACCTTGCGTTTATGAATACTGATGAAACAGAGCTCATAATGCACTCTTGGTCCGAAAGTGCCATGAAAGAATGCGGGATCAAAGATAAACGTTTCATCTATCCAATAAAAACTACCGGCCTCTGGGGCGAAGCTGTAAGACAGCGTAAACCTATAATCACAAATGACTATCCAGCACCCAGTCCATTAAAGAAAGGCTATCCAGAAAATCACGTGAAACTTTTAAGACACATGAATGTTCCATTATTCGATGGAGATCATATAATAGCTGTTACAGGTGTAGGTAATAAAGAAGAGGATTATAATGAGTCTGATCTGCGCCAGCTTACTTTATTGATGCAGGGTATGTGGACGCTCATGCAGAGAAAACACATGGAAAACGCGCTGCAGAAATACTCCGAAAACCTAACATCAGCAAACCAGAAACTACGGTCTATCAACAGAATTAAAACCGAATTCCTTGCTGAAAGACTAAATATGTCCCTTGGAACAGGAAGCTCTGAATGTAGTATTTTGGATGAGGAGATGATCAAGGCCATCGATAACCAGCAGACAAAAGCTATCAACTCTATATTAGTAAAATCTGAAAGATTGAAACGTCTGATAGATTCACTTCTGTATATGAGCATGGAGCAATCCGGGAAGATGAAGTATTCTTTTTCGAGTGCTTATGTAGCAAATCTTATTTCGGAAGCGTTGATAGACCTGATACTGCTGATAGAGGAGAAAGAGATCACCCTGGAAGTTGATGTACCTCATGGATTGCCTCCCATTAGAGCAGACAGAGACAAAATGGCTGAAACATTGGTCAATCTTATAGACAATGCCATTAGATTCACTCCAAATGGCGGGAACATAAACATAAATGTCCGGGAAGAAAACGACGACCTCCACGTAAGGATAACCGATAATGGACCTGGCATACAAAAAGATATCATTCCCCATCTTTTTCATAAGTTCTATCAGCTGGATAACTCGATGAGTGGTAAGTACCAGGGACTTGAATCCGGCCTGTATATTTCTAAGAATATTATACTTGCACATGAAGGGGAGATCTGGATAGAAAGTGAAATTAACAAAGGAACTACAGTCCACTTAAAACTTCCAAAGTGGAAGTTTTGA
- a CDS encoding peptide-methionine (S)-S-oxide reductase MsrA: MEIAMQKATFAAGCFWGVEDAFRKIGGVLSTRVGYIGGLLENPGYIKVLSGKTGHAEAVEVTFDPSIVTFDELLATFWSIHDPTLTHRELVMSLWNIHDPSTLDNLPNAVSHYRSSIFYHNDDQKSKSIKSMEKMERSLGRGKRILTEIVPVTTFYQAEEEHQQYAEKNTAKDKVNMCSLKNCPIK, encoded by the coding sequence ATGGAAATTGCAATGCAAAAAGCTACATTTGCTGCGGGCTGTTTTTGGGGAGTAGAAGACGCTTTCAGGAAGATTGGCGGTGTACTCAGCACTCGTGTTGGGTACATAGGGGGCTTACTGGAAAATCCCGGCTATATTAAAGTATTAAGCGGGAAGACAGGTCATGCCGAGGCAGTAGAGGTTACCTTTGATCCTTCTATAGTAACCTTTGATGAGTTACTTGCAACTTTCTGGAGCATTCATGACCCCACCCTTACACACAGAGAATTGGTCATGAGTCTATGGAACATCCATGATCCTTCTACATTGGACAACTTGCCGAATGCTGTTAGTCATTACAGGTCATCTATATTTTACCATAACGATGATCAAAAATCAAAATCAATAAAGTCCATGGAAAAGATGGAAAGAAGCCTGGGACGGGGGAAAAGGATACTTACGGAAATTGTCCCTGTGACCACGTTCTATCAGGCGGAAGAGGAACACCAGCAATACGCTGAGAAAAACACAGCAAAAGATAAAGTTAATATGTGCAGCTTAAAGAACTGTCCGATAAAGTGA
- a CDS encoding helix-turn-helix transcriptional regulator: MKDELVSTVFLSEKRKNTLLILINGPATIEEIKESLTGTTSAIMAQIKILFEHGLIEQNDGKYKLTYVGQILMKKIHPLISTLDVLEENKNYWVNRDLSSVPDSLLDRIGEVGKVIIHDPDLSHLFEPPKELLLSLEKTKNVSTLYSYFCPSCPNNYSKLAKKEVNFEMILTKSVYDRLKEEYTEQYNAMMTSKNSNLFICDDDIIKLGALSITDDLVNIAFFNKQGMFDHKKVISFNESARIWGMDLFLYFKEMLYKVEKYPNPIQ; this comes from the coding sequence ATGAAAGACGAATTGGTAAGCACTGTATTTCTATCTGAAAAGAGGAAAAACACTCTTCTGATATTAATTAATGGGCCAGCTACTATCGAAGAAATAAAAGAATCTCTGACAGGTACGACCAGTGCAATAATGGCCCAGATAAAAATACTTTTTGAACATGGCCTCATTGAACAGAATGATGGTAAATACAAATTAACTTATGTTGGCCAGATCCTGATGAAAAAAATACATCCATTGATCAGTACACTGGATGTACTGGAAGAGAATAAGAATTATTGGGTGAACAGAGATTTAAGCTCAGTGCCAGATTCATTGCTGGACAGAATTGGAGAAGTAGGTAAGGTAATTATACATGACCCGGATCTTAGCCATCTCTTTGAGCCACCCAAGGAATTGTTATTGAGCCTTGAAAAAACAAAAAATGTATCTACATTATATTCATATTTTTGTCCTTCATGCCCAAATAATTACTCGAAGCTAGCTAAAAAAGAAGTAAATTTTGAGATGATTCTGACCAAGTCTGTTTATGACAGATTGAAAGAAGAATATACTGAACAATATAATGCAATGATGACATCTAAGAATTCAAATCTGTTCATATGCGATGATGATATAATAAAATTAGGTGCTCTTTCAATTACTGATGACCTTGTGAATATAGCTTTTTTCAATAAACAGGGGATGTTTGATCACAAAAAGGTGATCTCTTTTAATGAAAGTGCACGTATATGGGGCATGGATCTCTTTTTGTACTTTAAAGAAATGTTATATAAAGTAGAGAAATACCCAAACCCAATACAATAA
- a CDS encoding corrinoid protein, translating into MEESEILNGLTDAVVNGKKDLAVELANQALAAGIPPYKAIIEGLAAGMEIMGKKYDCKQAFIPHLLMASNAMYGGMDVLTPHMKAEDDSKRAVLVIGSAEGDVHDIGKNLVKTMMSAMGFEAIDLGKDVPIGKFAEAAIEHKADVVSISTLMTSTMDNMEKTVKSFSEKGIRDKVKIIVGGAPITADYAAEIGADASKKDAMEAAKWAKEALQGLPDNRWN; encoded by the coding sequence ATGGAAGAAAGTGAAATACTCAACGGATTAACGGATGCGGTAGTCAATGGGAAGAAGGATCTGGCTGTCGAGCTGGCAAACCAGGCACTTGCAGCAGGCATTCCTCCTTACAAGGCAATCATCGAAGGCCTTGCAGCAGGCATGGAGATCATGGGAAAGAAGTACGACTGTAAACAGGCATTTATACCACACCTCCTGATGGCATCCAATGCAATGTATGGTGGAATGGATGTACTTACTCCTCATATGAAAGCTGAAGATGACTCAAAGAGAGCAGTCCTTGTAATCGGTTCTGCAGAAGGGGATGTACATGACATCGGCAAGAACCTTGTTAAGACCATGATGAGTGCAATGGGCTTTGAAGCGATCGACCTGGGCAAGGATGTTCCAATTGGTAAATTTGCTGAAGCTGCAATCGAGCACAAGGCAGATGTCGTATCTATAAGCACACTAATGACCTCCACAATGGATAATATGGAGAAAACAGTAAAGAGCTTCTCAGAGAAGGGCATCAGGGACAAGGTCAAGATCATTGTTGGCGGAGCACCTATAACAGCTGACTATGCAGCAGAGATTGGAGCAGATGCATCCAAGAAGGATGCAATGGAAGCTGCAAAGTGGGCCAAGGAAGCCTTACAAGGCCTTCCTGACAACAGGTGGAACTAA
- a CDS encoding oxidoreductase has product MPFEKLFEPDNIGKCKLMNRIVMAPIGNINMADPIGRPLDKMIEYFIERAKGGAGLLITGLVPVSFGIDPTVSEDNHTTYLPRIDGTSRTRLSGWRDLTAGVHPYGSKIFIQLSAGLGRVGSPEPALKGKILRSSSWNRNFYVPQIPHAPFSDRSIKKIVRSFGQCAANAKSAGFDGVQIHGHEGYLMDQLTSYPWNRRIFGRYKDKNQFGIDVVKEIKKRCGDDFPVLYRIDLTQALQETYGDAIFRKLFHGKERTIEQGLEFCRVLYEAGVDAFDVDKGCYDNWFWPHPPAYFDDAIYVKEMAGFLKDFFRREDINAKVIAVGKMGKPECAEEVLEKGWADFVMLGRPLLADPHWPAKVRQGRTKEIIHCIGDQEGCLESIKKGGHPCCAVNPYTGFEEKKKLVRAEKIKKVAVIGAGPAGCEAAMTAFKRGHEVTLFEKSGKIGGQLYTASQLAIKHDIKRYLENLEYQMSLLQKEGLKVVFNTYVRPENIGSMFDVIICCTGLRKVIPSIEGLDMIRNLEAREFLDKGMELPSDVHNVLIIGGGIIGCEVAYSLAYEKGVNVTIVGKNDALMPDTVMANRGQMLWMMFGGGSPSGKKEDALKEPITVYNASNVIRFTESKVHILANRGRGDPYTPWKALIPSNVKNPFNRKLDPDNVEELTLDTDMVIIATGAQADDSLYYRLLQEKAADEIYSAGDAKEPGRVWEAITGANEIARNI; this is encoded by the coding sequence ATGCCCTTTGAAAAACTATTCGAACCTGACAATATAGGGAAATGCAAGTTGATGAACAGGATTGTCATGGCTCCTATAGGTAATATCAATATGGCCGATCCCATAGGCCGTCCTCTGGATAAAATGATAGAATATTTTATCGAGCGGGCAAAAGGCGGAGCAGGCCTTTTAATAACGGGTCTTGTGCCCGTTTCTTTTGGGATTGATCCCACAGTATCTGAAGATAATCATACTACTTATTTACCACGCATCGATGGTACTTCACGTACCCGTCTTTCAGGTTGGAGGGATCTTACCGCCGGAGTACATCCTTACGGGTCAAAGATCTTCATCCAGCTTAGTGCAGGCCTTGGGAGGGTCGGTTCTCCTGAGCCGGCGCTAAAGGGAAAGATTCTCAGATCATCTTCATGGAACCGGAACTTCTATGTACCTCAGATCCCTCATGCTCCATTTTCTGACAGAAGCATCAAAAAGATTGTAAGAAGCTTTGGTCAATGTGCAGCTAACGCAAAATCTGCAGGCTTTGATGGCGTGCAGATACACGGCCACGAAGGGTACCTAATGGATCAGCTGACCTCTTACCCATGGAACCGGAGAATATTTGGTCGGTATAAAGATAAGAATCAGTTTGGGATAGATGTTGTAAAGGAGATCAAAAAGCGCTGTGGAGATGATTTTCCAGTCCTTTATAGGATAGATCTGACCCAGGCTTTGCAGGAAACATATGGGGATGCGATATTCAGGAAACTTTTCCATGGTAAGGAAAGGACAATTGAGCAGGGTCTTGAATTTTGCAGGGTTCTTTATGAAGCCGGAGTTGACGCATTCGATGTGGATAAGGGCTGTTATGATAACTGGTTCTGGCCACATCCTCCTGCTTACTTTGATGATGCGATCTATGTTAAAGAGATGGCAGGCTTCTTAAAGGATTTCTTCCGCAGGGAAGACATTAATGCAAAAGTGATAGCTGTCGGAAAGATGGGTAAACCGGAGTGTGCCGAAGAAGTATTGGAAAAAGGCTGGGCAGATTTTGTAATGCTGGGCAGGCCACTACTGGCTGACCCCCACTGGCCTGCAAAGGTCAGGCAGGGCAGAACAAAGGAGATCATTCATTGTATTGGTGATCAGGAAGGATGCCTCGAATCAATTAAAAAAGGAGGGCATCCCTGCTGTGCAGTGAATCCTTACACAGGCTTCGAGGAAAAGAAAAAACTGGTGAGAGCGGAAAAGATCAAGAAAGTCGCTGTCATAGGTGCCGGACCCGCAGGCTGTGAAGCTGCAATGACAGCTTTCAAAAGAGGACATGAAGTGACGCTTTTTGAAAAGAGTGGCAAAATAGGCGGACAGTTATACACAGCCAGCCAGCTTGCAATTAAGCACGATATTAAAAGGTATCTTGAAAACCTTGAATATCAAATGAGCTTATTGCAAAAAGAGGGTCTGAAAGTTGTGTTTAACACATATGTCAGGCCTGAAAACATAGGAAGCATGTTCGATGTGATAATATGCTGCACTGGACTCAGAAAAGTTATCCCTTCCATCGAAGGGCTGGATATGATCAGGAATCTGGAAGCCAGGGAGTTTCTTGATAAGGGCATGGAATTGCCTTCTGATGTGCATAACGTCCTTATTATCGGAGGGGGGATAATCGGCTGTGAGGTGGCCTATTCCCTTGCCTATGAAAAAGGTGTCAATGTCACTATAGTGGGAAAAAATGATGCATTGATGCCTGATACCGTAATGGCTAACAGAGGTCAGATGTTGTGGATGATGTTTGGAGGAGGTTCTCCTTCAGGAAAGAAGGAAGACGCTCTTAAAGAGCCGATTACAGTATATAACGCTTCAAATGTCATCAGGTTCACAGAAAGCAAGGTTCATATTCTGGCAAATAGGGGCAGAGGCGATCCTTACACACCATGGAAGGCACTGATTCCTTCAAATGTTAAAAATCCATTCAACAGAAAACTTGATCCAGATAATGTAGAGGAATTAACTCTGGATACAGACATGGTAATAATAGCAACCGGAGCACAAGCCGATGATTCGCTTTACTATAGGCTTCTACAAGAGAAGGCAGCAGATGAAATATACTCCGCAGGAGATGCAAAAGAGCCTGGCAGGGTATGGGAGGCCATCACGGGAGCTAACGAGATTGCAAGGAATATATGA
- a CDS encoding methylamine methyltransferase corrinoid protein reductive activase, translated as MYGIAIDLGTSGFRLQLLDLQTKEVIKTVMTMRHPLPGGNVIDHLEFAVRAGQEVANHIMVRTLKDMIDMFNVPPQLIKRMAVCGNPIQLSLFQNIEIRDLAYAGKNMQKRLGIETVKRDLKVYDGNAIFGDSFGLKDCDIIVLPSIEHEIGADALAMMIKTDFLKQSGASLVTDYGTNAEMALKVGDRIITCSAAAGPAIEGQGIKCGMLASPGAISDVNEENGLWRLTVLDENMAESKGHLIDPVTGEIHEESKMKPRGITGTGVISAISLAVDMGLIRTPPKLPNGKLFLGEGVILSETDVEEAGKAIGAIRAAHLTLLVEAGVKYEDLENMYMSGASGAYVDANKARKIGLIPMLSHKIVQFGNTSLALARDVVLENFKLEEIAMLADKIKADHIMLASNETFIQFYTCELAYWTEGMPEEMYNSVLESYNLPRIPKVDFEHIVERREKKDIVDTGYKGMEIFRALDTVIEEKAIGCIGCHKCEQECPERAIRTVYKNGNMYADYTAHLCLGMSCKRCVGICPVKAISYRELLPVSL; from the coding sequence GTGTATGGTATTGCAATAGATTTGGGAACAAGTGGTTTTAGATTGCAACTGCTGGATCTTCAAACTAAAGAAGTTATAAAAACAGTAATGACAATGAGACATCCATTGCCAGGGGGCAATGTTATCGATCATCTCGAATTTGCTGTTCGTGCAGGCCAGGAGGTCGCAAATCACATTATGGTCCGCACCCTTAAAGACATGATCGATATGTTCAATGTTCCCCCCCAGTTGATCAAAAGGATGGCAGTATGTGGAAATCCCATTCAACTGTCACTATTCCAGAATATAGAAATAAGGGACCTCGCGTACGCTGGCAAAAATATGCAAAAAAGGCTTGGAATAGAAACTGTTAAAAGAGATCTGAAGGTTTATGATGGAAATGCCATTTTCGGAGATTCTTTCGGTTTGAAAGATTGCGATATAATTGTTCTTCCATCAATAGAACATGAAATTGGTGCAGATGCTCTTGCCATGATGATCAAAACCGACTTCCTCAAACAATCAGGAGCATCTTTAGTTACTGATTATGGTACGAATGCTGAAATGGCTTTGAAAGTTGGTGACCGGATTATAACTTGCAGTGCTGCAGCTGGACCAGCTATCGAAGGACAGGGTATAAAATGCGGCATGCTTGCAAGCCCTGGGGCTATTTCCGATGTGAATGAAGAAAATGGTCTGTGGAGACTCACAGTGCTTGATGAGAATATGGCCGAGAGCAAAGGGCATCTCATTGACCCGGTGACAGGAGAGATCCATGAAGAGAGCAAGATGAAGCCTAGGGGAATAACAGGAACAGGAGTTATCTCTGCAATATCTCTGGCTGTGGATATGGGTCTGATCAGGACTCCACCAAAACTTCCTAATGGTAAATTGTTCTTGGGCGAAGGAGTCATCCTCAGTGAAACAGATGTTGAAGAGGCTGGGAAGGCTATTGGGGCAATAAGGGCAGCACATCTTACACTGCTAGTGGAAGCTGGCGTCAAATATGAGGATCTGGAGAATATGTATATGTCAGGTGCATCAGGGGCTTATGTAGATGCCAACAAGGCAAGGAAGATCGGCCTTATCCCCATGCTCTCACATAAAATAGTACAGTTTGGTAATACCTCCCTGGCACTTGCAAGAGATGTTGTCCTTGAGAATTTCAAATTGGAAGAAATAGCAATGCTTGCAGATAAGATAAAAGCAGATCATATTATGCTAGCTTCCAATGAAACGTTCATACAATTCTATACTTGTGAACTGGCATATTGGACCGAAGGCATGCCAGAAGAAATGTATAACAGTGTCCTTGAATCTTATAATTTACCAAGGATTCCTAAAGTTGACTTTGAGCATATTGTAGAGAGAAGGGAGAAAAAAGACATTGTAGATACAGGGTATAAAGGAATGGAAATATTTAGAGCCCTGGATACAGTCATTGAAGAGAAGGCAATCGGGTGTATTGGATGTCATAAATGTGAACAGGAATGTCCGGAGAGAGCTATAAGGACCGTTTATAAAAATGGGAACATGTACGCGGACTACACTGCCCATCTATGTTTGGGTATGAGCTGCAAGAGATGTGTTGGCATATGCCCAGTTAAAGCTATAAGTTACAGAGAATTGCTTCCTGTATCTCTATAA
- a CDS encoding uroporphyrinogen decarboxylase family protein gives MLDEMTSKERFINALELKEVDRVPLGYLWFGAGNAVLNRMNATMGDVYYSAKGITRAQILAREMYHHDNVMSPWGCLLVEAEALGAKINIKKDGYPSIAKFPLKSVKEYENIDPIHIERSERVKTIKESIVLLKKQLGDEVFISCAILTPFMLASQLMDVSRVFIEMMTDRDNFHALLDVLTDSCITFADVLLDAGADGAFIENGGSTSDLFSLEMAKEFGFDYSKKLYSHIQDRGGYVISHNCANHAFHELEMALEPDALNFSFGNVESLGKKYGIDCLKLHNQKHIGCNARYCFRDFKDLNDSICLMGNINPYSFHSGCVSNVAAEVKSCMAAAPEKGFILSTGCEIPLNTPPEEMEILWESMKSCFKKP, from the coding sequence ATGCTTGATGAGATGACTTCAAAGGAACGTTTTATCAACGCTCTTGAATTAAAAGAAGTGGACAGGGTACCATTGGGCTATTTGTGGTTTGGGGCCGGTAATGCGGTACTTAACCGCATGAATGCAACCATGGGGGATGTTTACTACTCCGCTAAAGGGATCACCAGAGCACAAATATTAGCAAGGGAAATGTATCACCATGATAATGTAATGTCCCCATGGGGATGTTTGCTTGTGGAAGCAGAGGCCTTAGGGGCTAAAATAAACATCAAGAAAGATGGTTATCCTTCAATTGCAAAATTTCCGTTAAAATCTGTAAAAGAATATGAGAATATAGATCCGATTCACATAGAACGCTCAGAAAGAGTAAAAACCATTAAAGAATCCATAGTGTTACTCAAAAAACAGCTTGGAGATGAGGTTTTTATCAGCTGTGCAATCCTGACTCCTTTCATGCTTGCTTCCCAGTTAATGGATGTAAGCAGGGTGTTCATCGAAATGATGACGGATAGAGATAATTTTCATGCACTGCTTGATGTTCTCACTGATAGTTGTATCACCTTTGCAGATGTATTGCTTGATGCAGGAGCAGACGGTGCATTCATTGAGAACGGCGGCAGCACTTCGGACCTTTTCAGTTTGGAAATGGCAAAGGAATTTGGTTTTGATTACTCTAAGAAATTATACTCACACATACAGGATAGGGGCGGTTATGTAATATCTCATAACTGTGCAAACCATGCATTCCATGAACTGGAAATGGCTCTTGAACCTGATGCTTTGAATTTCTCCTTTGGAAATGTGGAATCACTCGGTAAGAAATATGGGATCGATTGCCTTAAACTCCACAATCAGAAGCACATTGGTTGTAATGCAAGATATTGTTTCAGGGATTTCAAAGACTTGAACGATTCAATATGCCTTATGGGAAATATCAATCCCTATTCATTCCATTCCGGATGTGTCAGCAATGTTGCCGCCGAAGTAAAGAGTTGTATGGCTGCAGCTCCTGAGAAGGGATTCATATTATCCACCGGATGTGAGATACCACTGAATACGCCTCCGGAAGAGATGGAAATCCTATGGGAATCGATGAAATCTTGTTTTAAAAAACCTTAA